In one Bradyrhizobium sp. 4 genomic region, the following are encoded:
- a CDS encoding molybdopterin cofactor-binding domain-containing protein has protein sequence MASPHPNGAELQSGSLVVVRTVDECTSETFVRITASGSVTAYNGHVDLGTGIRTALGQIVAEELDVSFARVVLVLGDTAVVPNQGATIASETIQITAVPLRKAAAQARHFLIARAAERLELPVADLRIEDGLVRGHDNRSVSYGELIGGETIRLELADGVAVKPVGDYAIVGQSMPRVDLPAKATGELTFVHDIRMPGMLHGRVVRPPYAGVDAGPFVGTSLISVNESSVRGIPGIIAVVRIGDFVGIVAEREENVIRAAEQLAVSWRPTPELTDLADVETALRANPSTPRTLIDKGDVDAAIAGAAKPMQRTYVWPYQMHASIGPSCAVADFQDGNIRVWSGTQNPHLLRADLSLLIERPESEIEVIRLEAAGCYGRNCADDVTADALLLSRAVGRPVRVQLTREQEHAWEPKGAAQLIDVNGGLNAEGGVAAYDLATRYPSNAAPTLALLLTGRISPKADVLQMGDRTAIPPYDYDHMRVVAHDMAPIVRASWFRGVSALPNTFAHESYIDEAASEAGVDPIEYRLRYLRDQRAVDLVHAVAERAGWTPRPVREEKDGEIVHGRGFAYALYVHSKFPGYGAAWSAWVTDVAVNKSTGDVSVTRVVAGQDSGLMINPDGVRHQIHGNVIQSTSRALMEEVSFERGAVAAREWGAYPIIPFPDVPKIDVLLLPRPDQPPLGVGESASVPSAAAIANAIFDATGVRFREPPFTPERILNGLHGGAPATPQALPAPATPQPSRIWENPFAKRAGIFATIAAVCTAAIGIGAALLPGRAIAPIARPDPSVYSAATIARGQQLAALGNCAECHTMIGGALNAGGRALETPFGTIYATNITPDVETGIGAWSYPAFERAMRDGLHRDGRQLYPAFPYTHFAKTGDADMQALYAYLMAQPPVRAPAAANALAFPFNLRPLLAGWNALFHQTREFKPDPAKSDVWNRGAYLVEGLGHCSGCHSPRNALGAEQRSAYLAGGFAEGWEAPPLTSLSHAPIPWSEDELFAYLRTGHSRYHGVAAGPMAPIVRDLKALPDQDIRAMAVYLNSFNDTATEAPDALAARLESATQVTIASSTGARLYQGACAVCHEVGGLPLFGSRPSLALNSNLHSVTSDNLVQIILHGIAEPVSSDLGYMPAFKNSMSDAQVEELVTFLRKQFAPDRPAWTGVKETIARVRAATN, from the coding sequence ATGGCGTCCCCGCATCCGAACGGAGCTGAGCTGCAATCCGGCTCGCTCGTCGTCGTCCGCACTGTGGACGAGTGCACATCCGAGACCTTCGTCCGCATCACCGCGAGCGGCTCGGTCACAGCCTACAACGGACATGTCGATCTCGGCACCGGCATCCGCACGGCGCTGGGCCAGATCGTGGCCGAGGAGTTGGATGTGTCCTTTGCCCGCGTCGTCCTCGTGCTCGGCGACACCGCGGTGGTGCCGAACCAGGGCGCGACGATCGCGAGCGAGACCATCCAGATCACCGCCGTTCCCCTGCGCAAAGCCGCCGCGCAGGCGCGTCACTTCCTGATCGCACGTGCGGCCGAGCGCCTGGAGCTGCCGGTAGCCGATCTCAGGATCGAAGACGGCCTCGTGCGCGGCCACGACAATCGCAGCGTCAGCTATGGCGAGTTGATCGGCGGAGAGACCATTCGTCTCGAGCTTGCCGACGGCGTCGCCGTCAAGCCGGTCGGCGATTACGCCATTGTCGGCCAATCGATGCCCCGCGTCGACCTGCCGGCCAAGGCCACGGGTGAGCTGACCTTCGTGCACGACATCCGTATGCCCGGCATGCTGCACGGCCGCGTGGTGCGACCGCCCTATGCCGGCGTCGACGCCGGCCCGTTTGTCGGCACCAGCCTGATTTCGGTCAATGAATCCTCGGTGCGCGGCATTCCCGGCATCATAGCCGTCGTGCGCATCGGCGATTTCGTCGGAATCGTCGCGGAGCGCGAGGAGAACGTGATCCGCGCGGCGGAGCAGCTTGCGGTGAGCTGGCGACCGACGCCTGAACTGACCGATCTCGCCGACGTCGAGACCGCGCTTCGTGCCAACCCGTCCACACCGCGCACGCTGATCGACAAGGGCGACGTCGATGCTGCCATTGCCGGTGCGGCCAAGCCGATGCAGCGCACTTACGTCTGGCCATATCAGATGCATGCCTCGATCGGCCCGTCCTGCGCGGTCGCCGACTTCCAGGACGGCAACATCCGCGTCTGGTCGGGCACGCAAAATCCGCACCTGCTGCGGGCAGACCTGTCGCTGCTGATCGAGCGTCCCGAGAGCGAGATCGAGGTCATCAGGTTGGAGGCCGCGGGCTGCTATGGCCGCAACTGCGCCGACGATGTCACCGCGGACGCGCTGTTGCTTTCGCGCGCGGTCGGCCGGCCCGTGCGCGTGCAGCTGACGCGCGAGCAGGAGCACGCCTGGGAGCCCAAGGGCGCCGCGCAGCTCATCGACGTCAATGGCGGCCTGAACGCGGAGGGCGGCGTCGCTGCTTACGATCTTGCCACGCGCTATCCATCGAATGCCGCGCCGACATTGGCGCTGTTGCTGACGGGGCGGATATCGCCGAAGGCGGACGTCCTCCAGATGGGCGACCGGACCGCGATCCCGCCTTACGATTACGACCACATGCGCGTCGTCGCCCACGACATGGCGCCGATCGTGCGCGCGTCCTGGTTTCGCGGCGTCTCGGCCCTGCCGAACACCTTTGCGCATGAATCCTATATCGACGAGGCCGCGTCCGAGGCCGGCGTCGACCCGATCGAATATCGCCTGCGTTACCTTAGGGATCAGCGCGCCGTCGATCTCGTCCATGCGGTCGCCGAGCGCGCGGGGTGGACGCCGCGACCGGTGCGCGAAGAGAAAGACGGCGAGATCGTGCATGGGCGCGGCTTTGCCTATGCGCTCTACGTCCACAGCAAATTTCCCGGCTATGGCGCCGCGTGGTCGGCCTGGGTCACCGACGTTGCCGTGAACAAGTCGACCGGCGACGTCAGCGTGACGCGCGTGGTCGCCGGGCAGGACTCCGGACTGATGATCAACCCGGACGGCGTGCGCCACCAGATCCATGGCAACGTCATCCAGTCCACCAGCCGCGCGCTGATGGAGGAGGTCTCGTTCGAGCGCGGCGCAGTCGCGGCGCGTGAATGGGGCGCCTATCCGATCATCCCCTTCCCTGACGTGCCCAAGATCGACGTGTTGTTGCTGCCGCGGCCGGACCAGCCGCCGCTCGGCGTCGGCGAATCCGCCTCGGTCCCGAGCGCGGCTGCTATTGCGAACGCGATTTTCGACGCCACCGGCGTGCGCTTTCGCGAGCCGCCGTTCACGCCCGAGCGCATCCTCAACGGGCTGCATGGCGGCGCACCAGCCACGCCGCAGGCGCTGCCCGCTCCCGCTACGCCACAACCATCCCGCATCTGGGAGAATCCCTTCGCCAAACGCGCCGGCATCTTCGCGACGATCGCGGCCGTCTGCACCGCGGCAATCGGCATCGGTGCGGCGCTTTTGCCTGGCCGCGCCATCGCGCCGATCGCGCGGCCTGACCCATCGGTCTATTCCGCAGCGACGATCGCGCGCGGGCAACAACTGGCCGCACTCGGCAATTGCGCGGAGTGCCACACCATGATCGGCGGGGCGCTCAACGCCGGTGGCCGCGCCCTGGAGACGCCGTTCGGTACGATCTATGCAACCAACATCACGCCAGACGTCGAGACCGGCATCGGCGCCTGGTCCTATCCCGCGTTCGAGCGCGCGATGCGCGACGGGCTGCATCGCGACGGACGGCAGCTCTATCCCGCCTTCCCCTACACGCACTTTGCGAAGACTGGCGATGCCGACATGCAGGCGCTTTATGCTTACCTGATGGCGCAGCCGCCGGTGCGCGCACCGGCAGCGGCGAATGCGCTCGCCTTCCCGTTCAATCTCCGCCCGCTACTTGCCGGATGGAATGCGCTGTTCCACCAGACGCGCGAGTTCAAGCCCGATCCCGCCAAATCCGACGTCTGGAATCGCGGCGCATATCTCGTCGAGGGACTCGGCCATTGCAGCGGCTGCCATTCGCCGCGCAACGCACTCGGCGCCGAACAGCGTAGCGCCTATCTCGCCGGCGGCTTTGCCGAGGGCTGGGAGGCGCCGCCGCTGACCTCGCTCTCGCACGCGCCGATCCCATGGAGCGAGGACGAGCTGTTCGCCTATTTGCGCACCGGCCACTCGCGATATCACGGCGTCGCCGCCGGACCGATGGCGCCGATTGTCAGGGATCTCAAAGCCCTGCCCGACCAGGACATCCGCGCCATGGCGGTCTATCTCAACTCATTCAACGACACCGCAACCGAAGCACCGGACGCGCTTGCGGCACGTCTCGAAAGCGCGACGCAAGTTACAATTGCGTCCTCCACCGGCGCACGGCTCTATCAGGGCGCCTGCGCCGTCTGCCACGAGGTCGGCGGCCTGCCGCTGTTCGGCAGCCGGCCTTCGCTGGCACTCAACAGCAATCTGCACAGCGTCACATCGGACAATCTCGTGCAGATCATCCTGCACGGCATCGCCGAGCCGGTGTCGAGCGATCTCGGCTACATGCCGGCCTTCAAGAACAGCATGAGCGATGCGCAGGTCGAGGAACTGGTCACCTTCCTGCGCAAGCAGTTCGCCCCGGACAGGCCGGCATGGACCGGCGTGAAGGAGACGATTGCGCGTGTGAGAGCCGCCACGAATTGA
- a CDS encoding ABC transporter substrate-binding protein: protein MRAKNYFAGAAFALLASGMAHSALAQDIKIGEINSYSLLPAFTEPYRKGWQLAVEEINAAGGINGKKLVVVSKDDGGKPADAQTAANELVSSEGVAMLTGTFLSNIGLAVSDFANQKKVFFLAAEPLTDAITWSKGNKYTFRLRPSNYMQAAMLVEAASKLPAKRWATIAPNYEYGQSAVAVFKKLMSEKRPDIQWVDEQWPPQGKIDAGPVVQAVAAANPEAILNVTFGADLVKLVREGNTRGLFKGREVVSFLTGEPEYLDPLKEETPEGWIVTGYPWYSIKTPEHDAFLKAYQAKYNDYPRLGSIVGYQTIKSAAAILAKANSTDPEKLISAAEGLSMPSPLGEITFRKIDHQSTLGAYVGKTALKDGKGVMVDSSYKKGADYLPSDAEVEKLRPKD, encoded by the coding sequence ATGCGAGCAAAGAACTATTTCGCCGGCGCGGCATTTGCGCTGTTGGCGAGCGGCATGGCTCATTCGGCTCTGGCGCAGGACATCAAGATCGGCGAGATCAACAGTTATTCGTTGCTTCCGGCGTTCACCGAGCCCTATCGCAAGGGCTGGCAGCTCGCGGTCGAAGAGATCAACGCGGCCGGCGGCATCAACGGCAAGAAGCTTGTCGTGGTCTCCAAGGACGATGGCGGCAAGCCGGCGGATGCACAGACCGCGGCCAACGAGCTGGTGTCGAGCGAGGGCGTGGCGATGCTGACGGGTACGTTCCTGTCGAACATCGGTCTTGCGGTCAGCGACTTCGCCAACCAGAAGAAGGTGTTCTTCCTGGCGGCCGAGCCGCTGACGGACGCCATCACCTGGTCCAAGGGCAACAAGTACACGTTCCGACTGCGCCCCTCCAATTACATGCAGGCGGCGATGCTGGTGGAGGCAGCCAGCAAGCTGCCGGCAAAGCGCTGGGCGACGATCGCGCCGAACTATGAATACGGCCAGTCCGCAGTCGCAGTGTTCAAGAAGCTGATGTCGGAGAAGCGGCCGGACATCCAGTGGGTCGATGAGCAGTGGCCGCCGCAGGGCAAGATCGACGCGGGTCCGGTGGTGCAGGCGGTTGCCGCGGCCAATCCCGAAGCGATCCTCAACGTCACTTTCGGCGCGGATCTCGTGAAGCTCGTGCGTGAAGGCAACACCCGCGGTCTGTTCAAGGGACGCGAGGTCGTCTCGTTCCTCACCGGCGAGCCCGAATATCTCGACCCGCTCAAGGAGGAGACGCCCGAGGGCTGGATCGTCACGGGCTATCCCTGGTACTCGATCAAGACGCCCGAGCACGACGCGTTCCTGAAGGCCTATCAGGCCAAGTACAACGACTATCCGCGCCTCGGCTCGATCGTCGGCTATCAGACCATCAAGTCGGCGGCGGCGATCCTGGCAAAGGCCAATTCGACCGATCCGGAGAAGCTGATCAGCGCGGCGGAGGGACTGTCGATGCCGTCGCCGCTCGGCGAGATCACCTTCCGCAAGATCGATCACCAGTCGACGCTCGGTGCCTATGTCGGCAAGACCGCGCTGAAGGACGGCAAGGGCGTGATGGTGGACTCGTCTTACAAGAAGGGCGCGGACTATCTGCCAAGTGATGCCGAAGTCGAGAAGCTGCGTCCGAAGGATTGA
- a CDS encoding catechol 2,3-dioxygenase, with amino-acid sequence MQPEPILDLAHLGHMELLTPKPDESLKFFVDVMGMTVSGQKGESVYLRGWDDYERYSLKLTASKTSGMEHMALRARSQQALERRVAALKGSGFDIGWIDGDMGQGPTFRCRDPDGHIVELYYETEWYQAPPELKPALKNQAQRFPARGVNVRRLDHLNCLATDIKANREFFENYLGCRLTEQIVLNDGREAAMWLTMSNKSYDFAYSLDHSGTPGRFHHVTYALDSREEILRAADIFLENGIHIETGPHKHAIQQTFFLYVYEPGGNRVEVANAGARLILAPDWKPIVWTEEERKKGQAWGLKTIESFHTHGTPPVEHKK; translated from the coding sequence ATGCAACCCGAACCGATCCTCGATCTCGCTCATCTCGGCCACATGGAGCTGTTGACACCGAAGCCGGACGAGAGCCTGAAATTCTTCGTCGACGTTATGGGCATGACCGTCAGCGGACAAAAGGGCGAGTCGGTCTATTTGCGCGGCTGGGACGATTACGAGCGCTATTCGCTCAAACTGACGGCGTCGAAGACATCGGGCATGGAGCACATGGCGTTGCGCGCGCGCAGCCAGCAGGCGCTGGAGCGCCGCGTCGCGGCGCTGAAGGGGTCCGGCTTCGACATCGGCTGGATCGACGGCGATATGGGGCAGGGGCCGACCTTCCGCTGTCGCGATCCCGACGGACACATCGTCGAGCTCTATTACGAGACCGAATGGTATCAGGCGCCGCCCGAGCTGAAACCCGCACTGAAGAACCAGGCGCAGCGCTTTCCCGCGCGTGGCGTCAACGTCCGGCGCCTCGATCACCTGAATTGCCTCGCCACCGACATCAAGGCGAATCGCGAGTTTTTCGAGAATTATCTCGGCTGCCGCCTCACCGAGCAGATCGTGCTCAACGACGGCCGCGAAGCGGCGATGTGGCTGACCATGTCGAACAAGAGCTACGATTTCGCCTATTCGCTCGACCATTCCGGCACGCCCGGCCGCTTCCACCACGTTACCTACGCGCTCGACAGCCGCGAAGAGATTCTGCGCGCTGCCGACATCTTCCTGGAGAACGGCATCCACATCGAGACCGGCCCGCACAAGCACGCGATCCAGCAGACCTTCTTCCTCTACGTCTACGAGCCCGGCGGAAACCGTGTCGAAGTCGCCAATGCCGGCGCGCGCCTCATCCTCGCGCCCGACTGGAAGCCGATCGTGTGGACGGAAGAGGAGCGCAAGAAGGGGCAGGCGTGGGGCCTGAAGACGATCGAATCGTTCCATACGCACGGCACGCCGCCGGTGGAGCACAAGAAGTAG
- a CDS encoding ATP-binding protein has translation MTSFGRVISVRGSLARVGLLPESRMPVSEVRATVGRFVSIRCASSVIVAMITEVSCENLSSNDDLIAIASVDLLGEILNATGKAKFQRGVTNYPTIGDSVDLITSQELRTIYAPTGSDQINVGFLQQDSSVVAYVDIEEMLSKHFAVLGSTGVGKSTGVSLLLNEILKARPNLRIFLLDVHNEYGRCFGDRALVLNPRNLKLPFWLFNFEEIVDVLFGGRAGVPEELDVLAEVIPLAKGVYTQYQNADRIGLKRIDPKQIGYTVDTPVPYRLVDLMSLIDERMGKLENRSSRIIYHKLISRIEAVRNDPRYAFMFDNANVGGDTMAEVISHLFRLPANGKPMTVMQLAGFPAEVIDSVVSVLCRMAFDFGLWSDGVSPMLFVCEEAHRYASADRNVGFGPTRKAVSRIAKEGRKYGVYLGLITQRPAELDATIISQCNTLFTMRLANERDQALLRAAVSDAAANLLSFVPSLGTREVLAFGEGVALPTRLRFKEVPPHQLPRGEATISSVPSVTSGHDMHFVGAVLERWRGATSQRDVPNDPVFSAPPAKTLSNVEAPMLQPSMGLDPDRFSLLKKPLR, from the coding sequence GTGACATCCTTTGGACGCGTGATTTCGGTTCGCGGATCGCTCGCCCGGGTCGGGCTACTGCCTGAAAGCCGGATGCCGGTCTCGGAAGTGCGGGCAACCGTCGGCCGCTTCGTCAGTATCCGCTGCGCCAGCTCGGTCATCGTCGCCATGATCACCGAGGTGTCCTGCGAGAACCTCTCGAGCAACGACGATTTGATCGCCATCGCCTCGGTCGACCTGCTCGGGGAAATTCTCAACGCCACCGGCAAGGCCAAATTCCAGCGCGGCGTCACCAACTATCCGACCATCGGCGATTCCGTCGACCTGATCACGAGCCAGGAGCTGCGCACGATCTACGCGCCCACCGGCTCCGACCAGATCAATGTCGGCTTCCTTCAGCAGGACAGCTCCGTCGTCGCCTATGTCGACATCGAGGAAATGCTCTCCAAACACTTTGCGGTGCTGGGATCGACCGGCGTCGGCAAATCGACCGGTGTGTCGCTGCTGCTCAACGAGATCCTCAAGGCACGCCCGAACCTGCGCATCTTCTTGCTCGATGTGCACAACGAATATGGCCGCTGCTTCGGCGACCGCGCGCTGGTGCTCAACCCGCGCAATTTGAAACTGCCATTCTGGCTGTTCAATTTCGAGGAAATCGTCGACGTGCTGTTCGGCGGCCGCGCCGGCGTGCCCGAGGAGCTCGACGTCCTCGCCGAGGTCATTCCCCTCGCCAAGGGCGTCTACACCCAGTACCAGAACGCCGACCGCATCGGCCTGAAGCGCATCGATCCCAAGCAGATCGGCTACACCGTCGATACGCCGGTGCCCTATCGCCTGGTCGATCTGATGTCGCTGATCGACGAGCGCATGGGCAAGCTCGAGAACCGCTCCTCGCGCATCATCTATCACAAGCTGATCTCCCGCATCGAGGCGGTCCGCAACGACCCGCGCTACGCCTTCATGTTCGACAACGCCAATGTCGGCGGTGACACCATGGCCGAGGTGATCAGCCATCTGTTCCGCCTGCCGGCCAACGGCAAGCCGATGACGGTGATGCAGCTCGCCGGCTTCCCGGCCGAGGTCATCGATTCCGTCGTCTCGGTGCTCTGCCGCATGGCCTTCGACTTCGGCCTGTGGAGCGACGGCGTTTCACCGATGCTGTTCGTCTGCGAAGAGGCTCACCGCTACGCCTCCGCCGATCGTAATGTGGGCTTCGGGCCGACCCGCAAGGCGGTGTCGCGCATCGCCAAGGAAGGCCGCAAATACGGCGTCTATCTTGGCCTCATCACCCAGCGTCCGGCCGAGCTCGACGCGACCATCATCTCCCAGTGCAACACGCTGTTCACGATGCGTCTTGCCAACGAGCGTGACCAGGCGCTGCTGCGCGCCGCGGTGTCGGATGCGGCCGCGAATCTGCTCTCGTTCGTGCCCTCGCTCGGCACCCGCGAAGTGCTGGCATTTGGCGAAGGTGTCGCGCTGCCGACGCGGCTGCGCTTCAAGGAGGTGCCGCCGCATCAATTGCCGCGCGGCGAAGCCACCATCAGCAGCGTGCCGTCCGTCACCTCCGGTCACGACATGCATTTCGTCGGCGCCGTGCTCGAGCGCTGGCGCGGCGCCACCTCGCAGCGCGACGTGCCGAACGATCCGGTGTTCTCGGCCCCGCCCGCCAAGACGCTCTCCAACGTCGAAGCCCCGATGCTGCAACCGTCGATGGGGCTGGATCCGGACCGCTTCTCGCTGCTGAAGAAGCCGCTGCGGTAA
- a CDS encoding amino acid synthesis family protein, whose protein sequence is MSAIIRKIVTVVEETHMEMGRQVSPPTRRAAAIAVIENPFAGKYVEDLSPLIAIGEELGELLSKRAVAALGIEGSKAQSYGKAAAVGENGELEHAAAILHPKMGAPVRKVLSKGAALIPSSKKRSGPGTTLDIPLGHKDAAFVRSHFDGMEVQINDAPRANEIMVAVAVTDSGRPLPRVGGLTAAEIKGEDGLR, encoded by the coding sequence ATGAGCGCGATCATCCGCAAGATCGTCACCGTCGTCGAAGAGACGCATATGGAGATGGGCCGCCAGGTCTCGCCGCCGACGCGGCGTGCGGCGGCAATCGCCGTGATCGAGAATCCGTTTGCCGGAAAGTATGTCGAGGATCTCTCGCCCCTGATCGCGATTGGCGAGGAGCTCGGCGAGCTGCTCTCGAAGCGCGCGGTGGCGGCGCTCGGCATCGAAGGATCCAAGGCTCAGAGCTATGGCAAGGCCGCGGCCGTCGGCGAGAACGGCGAGCTGGAGCATGCAGCTGCCATCCTTCACCCGAAAATGGGCGCGCCGGTGCGTAAAGTGCTGAGCAAGGGCGCTGCGTTGATCCCGTCGTCGAAGAAGCGCAGTGGACCCGGCACGACGCTGGATATTCCGCTGGGCCACAAGGATGCAGCCTTCGTGCGCAGTCATTTCGACGGCATGGAAGTGCAGATCAACGACGCGCCGCGCGCCAACGAGATCATGGTCGCGGTCGCCGTCACCGACAGCGGCCGTCCTTTGCCGCGCGTCGGCGGGCTGACGGCTGCGGAGATCAAGGGCGAAGACGGACTGCGTTAA
- a CDS encoding (2Fe-2S)-binding protein — translation MTQTPIRITVNGRIHEITAARDTPLLYVLRNDLALNGPKYGCGLGECGTCTVLIDGAAARSCVIPISGCGGRDIVTLEGLGTRDKPDVVQQAFIDEQAAQCGYCLNGMIMTTKALLAINPRPTEQEALAALRYNLCRCGTHIEILRAVMRASGQLAEAGD, via the coding sequence ATGACGCAGACACCGATCCGCATCACCGTGAACGGCAGGATCCACGAGATCACTGCGGCGCGAGATACGCCGCTGCTCTACGTGCTGCGCAACGATCTCGCGCTCAACGGTCCGAAATACGGTTGCGGCCTCGGTGAATGCGGCACCTGCACTGTCCTGATCGATGGCGCGGCGGCGCGCTCCTGCGTCATTCCGATCAGCGGCTGCGGCGGCCGCGACATCGTGACGCTCGAGGGGCTCGGCACCCGCGACAAACCGGATGTGGTGCAGCAGGCTTTCATCGACGAGCAGGCCGCGCAATGCGGCTACTGCCTCAACGGCATGATCATGACCACCAAGGCGCTGCTTGCGATCAACCCACGGCCCACCGAACAGGAGGCGCTGGCGGCGCTGCGCTACAATCTCTGTCGCTGCGGCACGCATATCGAAATCCTTCGCGCCGTAATGCGTGCGTCTGGCCAGCTCGCCGAGGCCGGTGATTGA
- a CDS encoding UPF0280 family protein, with protein sequence MTRLPQIALLSDGRRLHLQDGPIDLVVEARGAADAVRAAYEAAAERFTGLLDELCAELPELRTAVEERTSLRGIVARRMHAAVAPYAGDGFITPMAAVAGSVAEEVLGAMLDAAALDRAYVNNGGDIALHLGEDEHFSVGLMDRPDRDGVMRTIRVDADDPVRGIATSGRHGRSFSLGIADAVTVLAGTASQADAAATIIANAVDLPGHPAIIRKPANELQPDSDLGARLVTRGVSGLSQDEITTALESGAECARQLFNRELIEGAVLQLCGDMLVIGTKDIERQRSRPLVQENAVHA encoded by the coding sequence ATGACAAGGCTCCCGCAAATCGCGTTGCTGTCTGATGGCCGGCGGCTGCATTTGCAGGATGGACCGATTGATTTGGTCGTCGAGGCGAGGGGGGCTGCCGACGCGGTGCGCGCGGCCTATGAGGCTGCGGCCGAACGGTTCACCGGACTTCTCGACGAGCTCTGCGCGGAACTGCCAGAACTGCGGACCGCTGTCGAGGAGCGGACCTCGTTGAGAGGCATTGTGGCGCGTCGCATGCACGCCGCGGTGGCGCCCTATGCCGGTGATGGCTTCATCACGCCGATGGCCGCTGTGGCCGGCAGCGTGGCGGAGGAGGTGTTGGGCGCAATGCTGGACGCTGCGGCGCTCGATCGGGCCTATGTCAACAATGGCGGCGACATTGCCCTGCATCTCGGCGAGGACGAGCATTTTTCGGTCGGCCTGATGGACCGGCCCGATCGCGACGGCGTGATGCGGACAATTAGGGTGGACGCCGATGATCCCGTGCGCGGCATCGCTACCAGCGGAAGGCACGGCCGCAGCTTTTCGCTCGGGATTGCCGATGCGGTGACCGTGCTGGCCGGAACGGCGTCGCAAGCCGATGCCGCCGCGACGATCATTGCGAATGCCGTCGATCTGCCGGGGCATCCCGCCATCATCCGAAAGCCAGCGAACGAACTTCAGCCCGACAGCGATCTCGGCGCGCGGCTCGTGACCCGTGGCGTCAGTGGTTTGTCACAGGATGAGATCACGACCGCACTCGAATCTGGCGCGGAATGTGCACGGCAATTATTCAATCGCGAATTGATCGAGGGTGCCGTGTTGCAGCTTTGTGGTGATATGCTGGTCATCGGGACCAAGGATATTGAACGGCAACGATCGCGTCCGCTTGTACAAGAGAACGCGGTTCATGCCTGA